One stretch of Hevea brasiliensis isolate MT/VB/25A 57/8 chromosome 12, ASM3005281v1, whole genome shotgun sequence DNA includes these proteins:
- the LOC110667304 gene encoding 60S ribosomal protein L10, with protein MGRRPARCYRQIKNKPYPKSRFCRGVPDSKIRIYDVGMKKKGVDEFPFCVHLVSWEKENVSSEALEAARIACNKYMAKYAGKDAFHLRVRVHPFHVLRINKMLSCAGADRLQTGMRGAFGKPQGTCARVAIGQVLLSVRCKDSNSHHAQEALRRAKFKFPGRQKIIVSRKWGFTKFNRTDYVKLKAENRIVSDGVNAKLLGCHGPLAERQPGRAFLNASA; from the exons ATGGGGAGGA GACCTGCAAGATGTTACCGCCAAATAAAAAATAagccatacccaaaatcacgctTTTGCCGTGGTGTGCCTGATTCTAAAATAAGGATTTATGATGTAGGGATGAAGAAGAAAGGAGTGGATGAGTTCCCATTCTGTGTGCATTTGGTGTCTTGGGAAAAGGAAAATGTCTCCAGTGAAGCTCTTGAGGCTGCACGTATTGCTTGCAACAAATATATGGCCAAGTATGCTGGAAAGGATGCTTTCCATTTGAGGGTCAGGGTACATCCATTCCATGTTTTGCGTATCAACAAAATGCTTTCATGTGCTGGAGCTGATAGGCTCCAAACTGGTATGAGGGGTGCTTTTGGCAAACCTCAGGGAACTTGTGCAAGAGTTGCCATTGGCCAGGTTCTTCTGTCTGTTCGTTGTAAGGACAGCAACAGCCATCATGCACAGGAGGCTCTCCGCCGTGCAAAGTTCAAGTTCCCTGGTCGCCAAAAGATCATTGTCAGCAGGAAGTG GGGCTTTACCAAGTTCAACCGTACTGATTATGTGAAGTTGAAGGCAGAGAACCGCATTGTATCAGATGGTGTCAATGCCAAG cTTCTTGGGTGTCATGGACCGTTGGCAGAGCGTCAACCTGGTAGAGCATTTTTGAATGCTTCTGCTTAA